A genomic segment from Colletotrichum higginsianum IMI 349063 chromosome 5, whole genome shotgun sequence encodes:
- a CDS encoding Pyridoxamine 5'-phosphate oxidase translates to MEQQVPLNYEASAGDTNKQVTATLPQEVVQCLENARFLHLATCTDNIPNVSLMNYTYLPSSDFSSTPVIVMTTNPASRKTQNLLSNPNVSLLVHDWSSHRPPTSGRRLSGGSPGPEHRSSLASLLLNLNTAAVSSISATINGTASLVDNGSDEEKFYREAHLENNTFDEGQSFNPSVQAEDGGRGCFVAGEEVRVIVVKIKDVRISDWKGAVRDYVLAEEIAAPQLNGWHILGLAAGKFPYEGVTAVLEKPPRSVNSVELGIPYREPNGLLPNGRVSLSAV, encoded by the exons ATGGAGCAACAAGTACCTCTCAATTACGAGGCTTCGGCCGGCGATACCAACAAACAGGTCACCGCCACCCTGCCCCAGGAGGTCGTTCAATGCTTGGAGAACGCCCGATTC CTCCATCTCGCAACATGTACCGATAACATCCCTAACGTCTCCCTCATGAACTACACATACCTCCCGTCATCCGACTTTTCGTCCACCCCAGTCATCGTCATGACCACCAACCCCGCCTCGAGAAAGACGCAGAATCTCCTATCGAACCCCAACGTCTCTCTGTTGGTCCACGACT GGTCATCCCACCGCCCACCGACTTCAGGCCGCCGTCTCTCTGGCGGCAGCCCCGGGCCCGAGCACCGCTCCAgcctcgcctccctcctTCTGAACTTGAACACCGCCGCAGTCTCCAGCATCAGCGCCACAATCAACGGCACCGCTAGCCTAGTGGACAACGGGTCCGACGAAGAAAAGTTTTACCGCGAGGCGCATCTCGAGAACAACACCTTTGACGAGGGACAGAGCTTCAACCCCAGCgtgcaggccgaggacggcggcagggGATGTTTCGTGGCCGGCGAAGAGGTACGGGTCATCGTGGTCAAGATCAAGGACGTGAGAATCAGCGACTGGAAGGGCGCGGTGCGGGATTACGTCTTGGCCGAGGAGATCGCTGCTCCCCAGCTCAACGGC TGGCACATCCTAGGCCTTGCTGCCGGAAAGTTCCCTTACGAAGGCGTCACCGCCGTGCTGGAGAAGCCCCCACGTTCAGTGAACTCGGTTGAACTTGGTATCCCCTACAGGGAACCTAATGGTCTGCTTCCAAACGGACGCGTAAGTCTTTCTGCCGTCTGA